Proteins co-encoded in one Symmachiella macrocystis genomic window:
- a CDS encoding enoyl-CoA hydratase-related protein: MSDSHLCTIAQHGVAWLTMNRPEKRNALTRTLLAELLVDVRKLAANSDVRVIVLNSTGPVFCAGMDLAEMQEVAQSPDAEEFWQQDAQLFCDLLTALFTAPKPVIAMLQGPVLAGGVGLVLACDLVLAADTAFFSLPEPRRGIVASIVTPLLAYRATAGGASSLLLSGERIAATRARECGLCHDVVTAEELSGRLEELIAAVLTGSPQALAETKRQLMATAGANVVQQLEAAVDASAAARKTTDAREGLSAFLEKRSPSWQPED, encoded by the coding sequence ATGTCCGATTCCCATCTCTGCACCATCGCCCAGCACGGCGTCGCCTGGCTCACCATGAACCGCCCTGAGAAACGTAATGCCCTCACTCGGACATTGCTGGCGGAGTTGTTGGTCGATGTCCGCAAATTAGCGGCGAATTCTGATGTTCGGGTGATCGTATTGAACTCAACCGGCCCGGTGTTTTGCGCCGGGATGGACTTGGCCGAAATGCAGGAGGTCGCTCAAAGTCCCGACGCGGAAGAGTTTTGGCAGCAAGACGCACAACTCTTCTGTGACTTGCTCACTGCTTTGTTCACCGCCCCCAAGCCGGTGATCGCCATGCTGCAAGGTCCAGTCCTTGCCGGCGGAGTCGGATTAGTTCTCGCCTGCGATCTGGTGCTGGCCGCCGACACCGCCTTTTTCTCGCTCCCCGAACCGCGGCGCGGCATTGTCGCCTCGATCGTCACCCCGCTCTTGGCCTATCGCGCTACCGCCGGCGGGGCCTCGTCGCTACTACTTTCCGGGGAACGCATCGCCGCCACCCGTGCCCGGGAATGCGGCCTCTGCCACGATGTGGTCACGGCCGAAGAGTTGAGCGGACGCCTGGAAGAACTGATCGCCGCGGTACTGACCGGATCACCGCAAGCCTTGGCCGAAACCAAACGCCAGTTGATGGCCACTGCCGGCGCTAATGTCGTCCAACAACTCGAAGCGGCCGTCGATGCCTCCGCAGCGGCGCGAAAAACAACCGATGCGCGCGAGGGACTCTCTGCTTTCCTCGAAAAACGGTCCCCCAGTTGGCAGCCGGAAGATTAA